In a single window of the Solanum stenotomum isolate F172 unplaced genomic scaffold, ASM1918654v1 scaffold16320, whole genome shotgun sequence genome:
- the LOC125850345 gene encoding uncharacterized protein LOC125850345 isoform X2, giving the protein MERASMEMEKEKQEQNEEHHIDKKQKTENQQKIENQQDEVIKARRPLKLSRKNTLHPKESIHDLLRFGCSENDLWLNAPACIRSPPYATLYGIEESRNLLREDRRRLKESLASPLSW; this is encoded by the exons ATGGAACGGGCATCGATGGAGATGGAGAAGGAGAAGCAGGAACAGAATGAAGAACATCACATTGATAAGAAACAGAAGACGGAGAATCAACAGAAGATAGAGAATCAACAG GATGAGGTTATTAAAGCTCGTCGGCCTTTGAAACTGTCTCGCAAAAACACTCTGCATCCCAAAGAG AGCATCCATGACCTCCTCAGATTCGGATGCAGCgaaaa CGATCTCTGGTTGAATGCTCCAGCTTGCATTCGCTCCCCACCTTATGCGACCTTGTATGGCATTGAAGAAAGTAGAAACTTGCTCCGGGAGGACCGCAGAAGACTAAAAGAATCCCTGGCATCACCTTTAAGTTGGTAG